One stretch of Rosistilla oblonga DNA includes these proteins:
- a CDS encoding AAA domain-containing protein — translation MSTFASDWWSLGVLLLERLTGGNLFEEIDSRAFQLLILTRPVPIPEELDDSWQTLLKGLLTRDHSRRWGHEQVAAWLAGETDLQHYFESDLDADDQGAAIRLGDEDYRSPTRYALAAALPEHWQDAVAQLASGELGTWLTEGKLDDRAGENWDAIIEDHSLANDQQLMLALLVMNDQLPLCFDGAIVSPASFAATAVRSLAWLRGSIASHLMRLSRELWFVDVTERREAAERLIQKREIPIDSARFDALSLVVDRETLLQQWTRRQADWPESRHPALAHLLSKHSLSEAELLVLLAAPLTEFRSADDLLDEAEREANAAGIETFWDREAARQGLQQGRREVFETLSDRLSDFVRCGVATADQWADTFRFEHRISLARAVALLCVPVEQWQKPEGGEHWRLLMDFFRRKVLSSVQRGPLMSLRISKNSARIDVAQLGSGAIPADSLIDAIIGNDGNPSRVDPSVLAGDPILQRRLRRLRNNCENYQRDTGISSLHLGFPFLVRRDVDAGQSRPRFVPLLLWPVKLDYAEGQNTSLRIAADREQERVRLNPAYGVLLTQEKKQRFADALLEIQSRDSITGEQLIEVLQPLFADAHEQVLAESAPLPAEPSLPEDVHCRLVASGVIFQCDFAGQELADELDKLQNLPFDASPAATLLRLDRAEDVEPAPIPPTEQRFLVTEADPSQEAAVFAARNPPGLLIQGPPGTGKSQTIVNIVADAVARGQTVLVVCQKQAALEVVGHRLESSGLGDRTVLIGDPSRDRKPFLARLRAELAELRGQLGRESAAARHRTQAAEVGRLEAELDRIHEAMMHPVLQSGLTYEQVIADLIEHGNQPKTVSVPTLRPLLQPLAIASVKAIGQQIESIAPLWLAARYENSSLHALKRFSADRETIVAVKHALDAFIQCEGIRHEELEATTRVVDINQFDMRAMEGWLSEHQTAIEATSEPTLATTGKWVELFESGVADAELHRLTGLAADAQSNLAPERELRLRTKLAPLADAEIDALHHDSRKVARWQRSWLRKIWPPYHGAVSRIAQFCGSDAAQVGEEIAAIGDALQYEAAARAGCRGYEQARMRLQLGAPVVNLSSQQLADKVRSLMTSLQDAKALIDRGNNCPCRDHYHLALRAGTSLAIREFLIAASQGVRLDRLRNESLETLQPLEAWFETAWVDRVTGLLRLGEPTNQSTDGIVAAWDSLAAFQTLRLRADSIPQLELSVLAAMASKREIWESLPPESAGDLMRQTVEREALLAWRANAEEQWPWLLIGREEFESKVEQLRDGCKALGDSVRRLVPQLPAVDKIARRNRWDDILMFTGPRAKKLRETVDMGREFGLYQMRPIWLANPDTVSRIFPLQQGLFDVVVFDEASQLPVEYALPAIYRGKTIVVSGDEKQLPPAKFFAAAFDDEDETPTDLEGEELEDAIESQGKRREVKDCGDLLELASPVFPKVMLNVHYRSKYRQLIDFSNAAYYENGLSVPVLHPPEKVAELKPIEFVEVDGVYENQSNEIEADRVVESIRALWASMPIEATPTIGVVTFNLKQAELIEDKLELLAEQDEAFRQALMQQRNRVHDGERCGFFVKNVESVQGDERDWMIFSTTFGNNAQGSFRRNFGVLGQRGGERRLNVATTRAKHRMVIYSSMPLERISDTRQSLVAPQTPRDYLQAYLMYAKAVSDARFEDATRILGAFGPRRSTRSLTDAHADSFVIEVRTFLESEGYVVESPRANDAFRFDLAIRRPKDGMFAIAIECDSPRHPDLKYARHRELWRRDVLKATVPTIYRVWSRMWLVDETTERKRLLEAVKRAVGKT, via the coding sequence ATCAGTACGTTTGCATCGGATTGGTGGAGCCTTGGAGTGCTCCTGCTTGAACGGCTCACCGGCGGCAACTTGTTCGAAGAGATCGATTCACGTGCGTTCCAATTATTGATCCTCACGCGCCCCGTTCCGATTCCCGAAGAGCTCGACGACAGCTGGCAGACGTTATTGAAGGGCCTTTTAACGCGCGACCATTCGCGTCGCTGGGGGCACGAGCAGGTGGCGGCTTGGCTGGCAGGTGAAACGGATCTGCAGCACTACTTCGAAAGCGATCTCGACGCCGACGATCAGGGCGCTGCGATTCGCTTGGGTGACGAGGACTACCGATCCCCAACGCGATACGCTTTGGCCGCCGCATTGCCAGAACACTGGCAAGACGCTGTCGCTCAATTGGCCAGTGGTGAACTGGGGACTTGGTTGACAGAGGGGAAGTTGGACGATCGCGCCGGGGAAAACTGGGATGCAATTATCGAAGACCACTCGCTCGCCAACGACCAACAACTGATGTTGGCCTTGTTGGTGATGAACGATCAACTGCCGCTCTGTTTCGACGGCGCGATCGTCTCGCCAGCATCGTTCGCCGCGACGGCGGTTCGCAGTCTCGCTTGGCTGCGGGGTTCGATTGCGTCGCACTTAATGCGGCTCAGCCGCGAATTGTGGTTCGTCGACGTTACCGAGCGTCGCGAAGCGGCCGAACGTCTGATTCAAAAGCGTGAGATCCCAATCGATTCGGCGAGGTTCGATGCCTTGTCGTTGGTCGTCGATCGTGAAACGCTCCTGCAACAGTGGACTCGCCGGCAGGCTGATTGGCCCGAATCACGGCACCCTGCGCTGGCTCATCTGCTGTCGAAGCATTCGTTAAGCGAAGCGGAGCTGTTGGTCTTGCTAGCCGCTCCGCTGACGGAGTTCCGATCGGCGGACGACTTGTTGGATGAAGCCGAACGCGAAGCCAACGCCGCCGGCATCGAAACGTTTTGGGATCGCGAAGCGGCGCGGCAAGGATTGCAACAAGGACGCCGCGAAGTTTTCGAAACCCTCAGCGATCGCTTGTCCGACTTCGTTCGCTGCGGGGTCGCCACCGCCGATCAGTGGGCCGACACGTTTCGGTTTGAACATCGGATCTCATTGGCCCGAGCCGTGGCGCTGTTGTGCGTTCCGGTCGAGCAATGGCAAAAGCCGGAGGGGGGCGAACATTGGCGGTTGCTGATGGACTTCTTCCGCCGCAAGGTGTTGTCGAGCGTCCAACGCGGTCCTTTGATGTCGCTGAGGATTAGCAAAAATTCAGCACGGATCGATGTCGCTCAATTGGGGAGCGGAGCGATTCCGGCCGATTCGCTGATCGACGCGATCATCGGTAACGATGGCAACCCATCGCGCGTCGACCCGAGCGTGTTGGCGGGCGATCCCATTCTGCAACGGCGGCTGCGTCGATTGCGGAACAACTGTGAAAACTATCAACGCGATACCGGGATCTCGTCGCTGCACCTCGGTTTTCCCTTCCTGGTCCGCCGCGATGTCGATGCAGGGCAAAGTCGCCCACGTTTTGTTCCATTGTTGCTGTGGCCGGTGAAGTTGGACTATGCCGAAGGGCAGAACACGTCGCTACGCATCGCTGCCGATCGCGAACAAGAACGCGTTCGATTGAATCCAGCCTACGGCGTTTTGCTGACTCAAGAAAAGAAGCAACGTTTTGCCGATGCGCTGCTTGAAATTCAGAGTCGCGATTCGATCACGGGGGAACAGTTGATCGAGGTTCTGCAGCCGCTGTTTGCCGACGCACACGAGCAGGTCCTTGCCGAGTCGGCGCCGCTGCCAGCCGAGCCTTCGTTGCCGGAGGACGTTCATTGCCGCCTCGTCGCCAGCGGCGTGATCTTCCAATGCGACTTTGCCGGACAGGAACTAGCCGACGAATTGGACAAGCTCCAAAACCTTCCATTTGATGCGTCACCGGCGGCGACGCTGCTGCGATTGGACCGCGCGGAGGATGTTGAACCAGCTCCCATCCCTCCGACCGAGCAACGGTTTCTGGTCACCGAAGCCGACCCGTCACAGGAGGCTGCGGTCTTTGCAGCCCGCAATCCGCCGGGGCTTCTGATCCAAGGACCGCCTGGAACGGGCAAGAGTCAGACGATCGTGAACATCGTTGCCGACGCGGTTGCTCGCGGGCAAACCGTCCTGGTTGTCTGCCAAAAGCAAGCGGCGTTAGAGGTGGTCGGGCATCGCTTGGAATCGTCGGGGCTAGGCGATCGAACGGTTTTAATTGGGGATCCGTCGCGCGACCGGAAACCTTTTCTCGCAAGATTGCGGGCGGAATTGGCGGAGCTGCGTGGGCAATTGGGACGCGAGTCGGCGGCTGCGAGACATCGGACGCAGGCGGCAGAAGTTGGCCGATTGGAGGCGGAACTCGATCGCATCCACGAAGCGATGATGCATCCTGTGCTGCAGAGCGGTTTGACCTACGAACAGGTCATCGCGGATTTAATCGAACATGGCAATCAGCCCAAGACGGTTTCGGTGCCAACGCTCCGTCCCCTGTTGCAACCGCTGGCGATTGCATCGGTAAAAGCGATCGGACAACAGATCGAATCGATCGCCCCGCTTTGGTTAGCCGCACGTTATGAAAACAGCAGCCTGCATGCCCTAAAAAGATTCTCCGCTGACCGGGAGACCATCGTTGCGGTGAAGCATGCATTGGATGCTTTCATCCAGTGCGAAGGGATACGGCACGAAGAGCTGGAAGCAACGACGCGCGTCGTCGACATCAACCAGTTCGACATGCGTGCGATGGAAGGCTGGCTATCGGAGCATCAAACGGCTATCGAGGCGACATCCGAACCGACGTTGGCGACGACGGGGAAATGGGTGGAGCTGTTTGAAAGTGGAGTCGCCGACGCAGAGCTCCATCGATTGACCGGACTCGCCGCAGACGCTCAATCCAACCTGGCTCCCGAGCGCGAGCTGCGTTTGCGTACGAAGCTCGCGCCGTTAGCCGACGCCGAAATCGACGCATTGCACCACGACAGTCGAAAGGTCGCGCGTTGGCAGCGTTCTTGGCTGCGAAAGATTTGGCCCCCCTATCACGGCGCCGTATCGCGGATTGCGCAGTTCTGCGGATCCGACGCAGCCCAAGTTGGCGAAGAGATCGCCGCGATCGGCGATGCGCTGCAATACGAAGCGGCGGCACGCGCGGGCTGCCGCGGATACGAACAGGCCCGCATGCGGTTGCAGTTGGGAGCTCCCGTGGTGAATCTCTCTTCGCAGCAGCTTGCCGACAAGGTTCGGTCTCTTATGACAAGCTTGCAGGATGCTAAAGCACTTATCGATCGGGGGAACAACTGTCCCTGTCGCGATCATTACCATTTAGCCCTCCGAGCAGGAACCTCGTTGGCGATTCGTGAATTCTTAATTGCCGCGAGCCAAGGCGTTCGATTGGATCGATTGCGGAATGAGAGTCTCGAAACGCTGCAACCATTAGAAGCATGGTTCGAGACGGCGTGGGTCGATCGCGTAACGGGGTTGCTGCGATTGGGAGAACCGACAAACCAGTCGACCGATGGAATCGTTGCCGCTTGGGATTCGTTAGCAGCATTCCAAACGTTGCGCTTGCGCGCCGATTCGATCCCCCAACTCGAACTGTCGGTCTTGGCGGCGATGGCCTCCAAGCGAGAGATTTGGGAATCGCTGCCACCAGAATCGGCTGGAGATTTGATGCGGCAAACGGTGGAGCGCGAGGCGTTGCTGGCGTGGCGTGCCAATGCGGAGGAACAATGGCCGTGGTTGTTGATCGGTCGCGAAGAGTTTGAAAGCAAAGTGGAACAGCTGCGAGACGGTTGCAAAGCGTTGGGCGACTCAGTCCGTCGGCTGGTGCCTCAGCTGCCCGCGGTCGACAAGATCGCCCGACGCAACCGCTGGGACGACATCCTGATGTTCACCGGGCCGCGCGCGAAGAAGCTGCGTGAAACCGTCGACATGGGACGGGAATTTGGGCTGTATCAAATGCGGCCGATCTGGCTGGCCAATCCCGATACCGTATCGCGGATCTTTCCGCTGCAGCAGGGATTGTTTGACGTGGTGGTGTTCGACGAAGCGTCTCAATTGCCGGTCGAATACGCGCTGCCAGCGATCTACCGCGGCAAGACGATCGTCGTGAGCGGTGATGAAAAGCAATTGCCGCCCGCGAAATTTTTTGCCGCTGCGTTTGACGATGAGGATGAAACGCCGACCGACTTGGAGGGAGAGGAGTTGGAGGATGCGATTGAGAGCCAAGGGAAACGCCGCGAGGTGAAAGATTGCGGCGATCTGTTGGAGCTCGCCTCGCCGGTCTTCCCCAAGGTGATGCTGAACGTTCATTATCGATCGAAGTACCGCCAGCTGATCGATTTCTCCAATGCGGCCTATTACGAAAACGGCTTGAGCGTTCCGGTGCTGCATCCGCCTGAGAAGGTGGCGGAGCTGAAGCCGATCGAGTTCGTCGAAGTCGACGGAGTGTATGAGAACCAATCGAACGAGATCGAAGCGGATCGGGTCGTCGAATCGATCCGAGCCCTATGGGCGTCGATGCCGATCGAGGCAACACCAACCATCGGCGTGGTGACTTTCAACTTGAAGCAGGCCGAGCTGATCGAAGACAAACTGGAGCTGTTGGCCGAACAGGACGAAGCGTTTCGGCAAGCGTTGATGCAACAGCGGAATCGCGTGCACGACGGCGAGCGTTGCGGTTTCTTTGTCAAGAACGTCGAAAGCGTGCAGGGAGACGAACGGGACTGGATGATCTTTTCGACGACGTTTGGCAACAACGCCCAGGGGAGCTTCCGACGCAATTTTGGCGTGCTCGGGCAACGAGGAGGCGAACGGCGGTTGAACGTCGCGACGACCCGAGCGAAACATCGGATGGTGATCTATTCGTCGATGCCACTCGAACGAATCAGCGACACACGTCAAAGTCTGGTCGCGCCGCAAACACCTCGCGATTATCTGCAAGCCTATTTGATGTACGCCAAAGCGGTTTCCGATGCTCGCTTCGAAGATGCCACTCGGATTCTAGGGGCCTTCGGCCCGCGGAGGTCGACGCGGTCGCTGACCGATGCGCACGCGGACTCCTTCGTGATCGAAGTGCGAACGTTTTTGGAGTCCGAAGGATATGTCGTGGAAAGCCCTCGGGCGAACGACGCGTTTCGATTCGACCTTGCGATCCGCCGCCCCAAGGATGGCATGTTTGCAATCGCGATCGAATGCGATTCGCCACGCCATCCCGATTTGAAATACGCGCGGCACCGCGAGTTGTGGCGCCGAGATGTGCTCAAGGCAACAGTCCCCACGATCTACCGGGTTTGGTCGCGGATGTGGTTGGTCGATGAAACGACGGAGCGAAAACGATTACTCGAAGCTGTTAAGAGGGCGGTAGGCAAAACATGA